The sequence below is a genomic window from Flagellimonas marinaquae.
TTTGGCCAAAACAATATTCAAGTACGGAATGATCGTAAGTCTGGCCCTTATGTGCTTCGGATTTATTTTTTATCGACCCATTGGTCAACTTTTTTCGAACGAGGAAATCGTGCTCAACACCTTTTACAGCATTTTTTATATTGTAATCTTAGGACTTCCCATGAACACCTTGGCCTTTATTTTTGATGGGATTTTTAAGGGTATGGGCGAAATGAAATACCTGAGAAATGTACTCCTTGCCGCCACCTTTTTGGGGTTTATCCCCTGTCTTTACCTGGGCATGTATTTAGGTCTTGGTTTTTACGCCATTTGGATCGCTTTTATTGTTTGGATGATGATTCGCGGATTCTCACTGGTCTGGAAATTTAGAAGAAAGTTCCGGCCCTTGGTTCAAAACCCTTAATTTAGTATCCAAAGACATCTGATAACTAAATTGAATGACAACTGATAGAACCAACGGAAGTTTATATACTCGAATAGAAAACAGGATCGCTACGGTCGAATTTGGCCATCCGGCAAGCAATTCTTTTGTTTCGGAGCTTTTGGCACGACTGGCCAAGGAGTTAGTTGCACTAGGGGAAAATAATGAAGTTTCCGTTATTGTCTTAAAATCAGAAGGGGAACGGGCCTTTTGCGCCGGCGCTTCTTTTGATGAACTGGTGGCAGTTTCCAATTTAGAAGAAGGAAAACAGTTCTTCAGCGGATTTGCCCATGTGATCAATGCCATGCGCAAATGTCCCAAACCCATTATCGGCCGGGTGCAAGGGAAAACTGTTGGTGGCGGAGTCGGATTGGCCTCGGCCTGCGATTATGTGCATGCTACCGAAGCAGCGGCAATCAAACTATCCGAGATTTCCATAGGAATAGGTCCGTTCGTAATTGCCCCTGCGGTGGAACGTAAAATGGGAAAGGCGGCTTTGGCAGAACTCACTTTGTATCCCACAGAATGGAAAAATGCCTATTGGGCCAAAGAACAGGGACTTTATGCCAAGGTATACGGTTCCATTTCCGAAATGGACAAAGAACTGGACATTCACCTGCAAAAGTTGGCGAGCTATAATCCCGAAGCCCTTGCTGAAATGAAAAAAGTGCTTTGGCAAGGAACCGAGCATTGGGACGACTTATTGTTGGTGCGTGCCGAAGCCTCCGGAAGATTGGCACTATCGCCCGATACTAAAAAAGCATTGGAAAAGTTTAAAAAGTAGTTGTGTGCTCTCTAATTATAAAAATATGCGTCACCCTGAACTAGTTTCAGGGTCTCATTAAAAAGATAAAGTTGTGAGATGCTGAATCAAGTTCAGCATGACGGTTTAAAACGAGAGAAGAATTATAAAATTTAGAATATGAATGATTTAGTTTTCCCCATACTCGCGCTCTTTGTGATTGTGGTATATGTGGTCAACAGAATACGAAGCAACCGACGTTACAAAAAATAAATGAAGAACATTGCCCTGCCTAAAGGCAAAAAAGTCTATTTCGCGAGCGATAACCATCTCGGAGCACCCACTCGAAAGGATAGTCTCCCCCGTGAAAAAAAATTTGTAGCTTGGCTGGATTCCATAAAAGATGATGCCGCTGCCATTTTTTTAATGGGCGACCTTTTTGATTTTTGGTTCGAGTACAAAACTGTGGTTCCCAAAGGCTTTACCCGCACCTTGGGAAAACTGGCCGAGCTATCGGACATGGGCATCCAAATTACCTATTTTGTGGGCAACCATGATCTATGGATGAACGGCTATTTTGAGGAAGAACTCAATATTCCCGTTTACCACAAACCACAGCAGTTCCTTATCAACGACGCTTCCTTTTTTATCGGACATGGGGATGGATTGGGTCCTCACGATAAAGGTTTCAAACGAATGAAGAAAGTGTTCACCAATCCCTTGGCCAAATGGCTTTTTAAATGGTTGCACCCTGATTTGGGTGTTCGCTTAGGGCAACATCTTTCCGTGAACAACAAGGTTATTTCTGGAGATGCGGATGCTACATTTTTGGGTGAGGACAAAGAATGGCTGATTTTATATGCCAAGCGCAAACTGGAGCAACAACACTATGACCATTTTATTTTTGGTCATCGACACCTGCCCATGGAAATCAAACTCAACGAAAAATCCACCTACACCAATCTTGGGGATTGGATTTCCTATTATACCTATGCCGTTTTTGATGGTGAAAAATTGACTTTGGAGAAACTGCAGGGTTAATCCTCCTTTTCATGTTCATCAATGTCTTTTTGAAGATCCAGTCGGCGAAAGGTCGGTGAAACAATCGCGGTTGTTCCAGCGGTCAAAAGCGTCATGCACCCACCGAAAACCACTGCTGTAACCGTTCCCAATAATTTGGCCGCCAATCCACTTTCAAATGCCCCCAACTCGTTGGACGACCCAACGAACATAGAATTCACAGATGCGACCCTTCCTCGCATATTGTCCGGCGTTTTCAATTGTAAAATAGTCTGCCGTATGATCATGGAAACACCATCCACCGCACCACTCAAAAACAAGGCTATTACGGATAGCCAAAACAATTCCGACAGTCCAAATACGATAATACAAATACCAAAAGCAAAAACGGCCATCAATAATTTTTTACCTGCTTTTTTATGCAATGGAAACCGTGTTGAGCCAAGCATGGTTATGGAAGCCCCTACCGCTGGGGCTGCACGTAAAATCCCAAAGCCTTCGGAACCCACATGTAAAATATCCTGAGCATATACTGGCAACAGTGCAACAGCGCCACCGAATAAAACAGCGACCATGTCTAAGGTCAGGGCTCCAAAAATGGCCTTGTTCCCAAAAACAAACTTGAGTCCATCTCGTAAACTTTGAAATACCGGCTCACCGATTTTTGGATTTAAGATTGGTTTTCTCGGTATTTGGAACAAGAAAATAAGTGCAAGTACCGAAAACCCAAAAATAAGGCACATGCTCCAATGTACCCCGATCCAACTGATCGAGAACCCGGCCAAGGCCGGACCCAAAACAGATGCCAACTGCCATGTGGAACTGCTCCATGTTGCGGCATTGGGGTATATTTTTTTGGGAACGATCAAAGCGATCAAAGAGAAAATTGTAGGGCCCAAAAACGAACGCACAAACCCGCCCAAAAAAACCAAGGCATAAATCGAGTACAGTATGGTTTTAGATTCCCAAGAATCTTCAAGCCCGGGCCAGCTCAACAAGAACAGCCCAAGACTGATTACCGAGAATCCAGCAATGCAAGTCACCAAAAGGTTTCGCTTTTCCCGCTGATCTACAATATGTCCGGCAAACAGGGCCATACTCACCGCAGGAATCACTTCCATCAACCCGATAATGCCTAGTGAAAGTGGGTCCTTGGTCAAGGAATACACTTGCCATTCTATCACAATAAACTGCATGGACCATGCAAAGACCATGGCAAAACGTACCAATAAAAATATGTTGAATTCCTTATAACGAAGTGCTGCGTAGGGGTCCATAAATTGCTAGCGAATATCTCTTAGTTTTAACTGAAGGCTCACCGTTCCGTTCCATTCATTTTCATCCAACGAAAATACGGCATCAAATGGTTTTATGCTTTTAACTCGTGTCAATTTATTGCCCAAATTAAACCCAATTGCGCCAATGGGATTGGAACCGGGCTGATAGAGACTGCATTTCAAGTGCTTTTCGCCCTGTCCCACCCCTCGGGCATGGCCGGTATCCTTTAAACCTTCTGCCATAAAAACAGGTGCCATGTTACCCGGTCCAAATGGGGCGAATTGCTTTAAGATCCGCATTAGTTTTGGTGTGATTTGATGCATTGAAATTTTTGCGTCGATAGAAATTTCGGGCTGCAACAATTTTGGGTCAATTGATTCAGAAACTACTTTTTCAAACTGCTTTTTGAAGAGTTCGTACTGTTCTTCCAATAGGGTAAGTCCTGCTGCATACATATGTCCGCCAAACTGCTCCAAGCAATCTGAACAGCCTTCAAGGGCATTGTAAATATCAAACCCCTTGACCGAACGTGCCGAAGCAGCCAATTTGTCCCCACTTTTGGTAAACACCAAAGTGGGCCGATAATAGGTTTCTGTTAATCTAGACGCCACAATTCCTATGACTCCCTTATGCCAATTTTCGTTATAGACCACAGAAGTGAACTTGTCCTCTTCTCGATTTTCTTGTATTTGCACCAAGGCCTCTTGTGTGATCTCTTGGTCCAAACTCCGTCTTTCGGTATTGAACGATTCAATTTCCGATGCAAAACGTTGTGCTTGCAAAAAATTGGTTTCGGTTAACAACTCTACAGCGTGTTGGCCATGCTTCATCCGTCCTGCGGCATTGATCCGAGGTGCCAAGATGAACACTACATCCGTAATGGTAAGTTCGCGCTTTTTGGTCTGATCGATCAATGCTTTGATCCCGGTTCTCGGGTTTTCGTTGATGACCATTAACCCGTAATAGGCCAGAACCCGGTTTTCTCCCGTAATCGGAACTATGTCCGCGGCAATGGCGGTGGCCACTAAATCCAGGTAAAGCAAAATGTCGTCGATGGTCTTTCCTTGCTGATCGGCCAGAGCCTGAATCAATTTAAAGCCAACGCCGCATCCGCAAAGCTCCTTGTAAGGATATGCACAATCCTCTTGTTTTGGATCCAAAATCGCCACTGCTTCCGGTAAATCTTTCCCCGGTCGGTGATGATCACAAACGATCACGTCAATACCTTTGTCCTTGGCATAAGCAATCTGCTCAATGGCCTTGATGCCGCAATCCAGGGCAATCATAAGGCCAATATCATTGTCGGCGGCAAAATCGATCCCTTTAAACGAAATTCCGTAGCCTTCAGCATAGCGATCGGGAATATAAGTCGCGACATTAGGGTGGGTTTCTTGCAAATAAGAGCTCATCAGGGCTACCGAAGTGGTTCCGTCCACATCGTAATCCCCATAGACCAAAATGTTTTCACCATTGGCAAAAGCTTGCTCAATGCGCTCCACTGCCTTTTGCATTCCCTTCATTAAAAAAGGGTCGTGCAAATGGGTTAACTCTGGTCGGAAAAAGCTTTTGGCCTCCTCATAATTGGTCACTCCTCGTTGGATCAACAATTGGGCAATTAAATCATCAACTCCCAATGCTTCGGAAAGATCATCAATGCTTTTTTGTTCTGGTTTTGGTTTTACGGTCCAGCGCATATTAGGTATTAGTTTGATGTTGGGACGTTGCTTTTAAATCTTTTAACGAGTGAAAATGTAATAAAAATGTGGGCCAGGTAGTAGGTAGGTGTAATCAGAAAATCGAACGAATGATAACCCACGAATTCTTTGAATGCAATTATAGTATCCGAAAAAATAATCAGTACAATTCCAAAAATAAAGCTTCTTTTAGCGGCCAGGTCTCCTTTTATCCCCATGGCCGCGCCCAAAGAAAAACAAGAAATGAGCAAATACACCAAAGATGCAATCATCAACGTAACATCTGTAAAAGTGGGATAGAGCACTAAAAAGAAAAATGCCAAATAGATAGTCAAAACAATCGCAGTAAACATTCCTCTTATACGACCGTTCCGCAATGCGTAGAGCAAATACCCCAAGTGGGCCAAAAAAAACAGGGCGATTCCCTTTACGAACATGGTGCTATCACCGTTCATATGGGATAAAAACCAATCCCCGATTATGGAAAATAAAAAAGCTCCGATTATCCACCAAGCTTCTTTAATCCTAGATTTGTCCACAATACCCATGATGAGGATAATAACAGCCCCCATACCTGCCGTACCGGACTTAAAAACAAAGTTTTCGGTCGTAACCCCCAACATTGCAAGAATCACGGAAACCGCTAGCAGTACATATAACCCATTCTTTTTTAGCCACATTTGATTTATATTTTACAAGTAAAAACATGTAGGATTTTGGTAAAAATCCCATTTCGCCAAAAAGGAACCAGGGGTTATCGTCCTTTTCTACATTTTAGCTATTGTGATATAAAATTTTGATGTCCAATTTTGCAAACTTCCTGAACATTTCCATTACACCACAGTATTTTTCCACTGATAGGTCTACCGCTTTTTTCAGCTTTTCCTCGTTAAGGTCAGAGCCGGTAAAATGATACTCTATTACAACGGAATCGTAATATTTTGGATGCTCATCGGTAAGGTTTGCAATGGTCTCTATCTTGAACTCCTTTACATCCAGTTTCATTTTTTTGATGAGGGATGCCACGTCCAGGCCCGAACAACCTGCCAGAGAAGATAGCATCAATGCCTTGGGGCGCAATCCTTCTCCAGATCCACCGCTTTCCGGTCCTGCATCTATTTTTATGGTCTCCCCGGATGGGTTATTGCTTTCAAAAGCCATTTCACCAAGCCATTTGGTGGTAATGTGATTTGTCATGAATATAAATTTTTGTTTCTTGTAGAAATCAAAAATACAACTTAAAATCTCATCGATGGCCTTAGTAAATCCTCTATCTCCCGATCATGACTTGGAAACCAAACAACTGGCGGAGTTCTTTAACGAAACACTTGGGTTTTGCCCGAATTCCGTTTTAACCATGCAGCACAGGCCCGCTATTTCCAAGGCGTTTATCAACCTTAACAAAGCGGTTATGGCCAACGAGGGAAAGGTAACCTCTGCCCTTAAACGAATGATTGCCTGGGTAAGCAGCAACGCGACCGGATGCAGATACTGCCAAGCCCACGCCATACGCGCTGCGGAACGTTATGGCGCCGAGCAAGACCAACTTGAAAATATCTGGGAATATAGAACCCATCCTGCTTTTTCGGAAGCGGAAAGAGCCGCTTTGGATTTTGCGCTAGCTGCTTCTCAGGTTCCGAACACCGTAAACGCCGATATAAAAGAAAGACTCCATAAATATTGGAACGATGGCGAGATCGTTGAAATGATGGGTGTAATCTCTCTCTTTGGGTACCTGAACCGTTGGAACGACTCCATGGGCACCAATATTGAGAATGGCGCCGTGGAAAGTGCTGAAAAATACTTAGGCGAAGTAGGCTGGGAAAAGGGCAAGCACGATGGCAGCAAATATTGATATGTATATGATTTCTTGATCTGCATCAACATTTATGTGCTTGATTACCTTAAAATTTGTGGTTTTAAATCAACAACAATTTTTAAGCGTATGGCCAAGTTATTCCTAACACCTGAAAACCAAATTCAACGATTGAACATTGTGCTCAACAATGTGGTGTCCCTACAAGAACTCGATACAGATATGCTAACAAACGTATCGGTTCCGGATACATGGAGCATTATTGAAGTATTGGCACACTTAAATATTGCCTACGGCCCTTACCGAAATCAGTTAGATGAAGCAATTTCCAATATGACCGATTCAAATGAAGAGCAAAAGCCCTTTAGAGCCAGACCTTGGCAAAAAATGATCATTGAAATGCTACGTCCCAAAGGAATCCGAAGAAAATGGAAAATGAAGACCATGAAACGATTTGAACCCTTGTTGGACAGGAAAAATATGGGGAAGGAAAAAGTGGAAGATATTTTTCGTGAATTTTTTGAGCTTCATGGTCACCTGAAGCATTCAATCCTAAAAAGTAGAAATAAAGATATATCCAAAATTAAAATCACTTCAGGGATAGGACCCATTGTAAAGTTCTATCTACCAGAAAGTTTTGAGTTTCTGTTGTGCCATTTGGAGAGGCATATGGTACAAATTGATGAAATTTTAAATCAACAGAAAGTCTTGACTCAGTAATTTATAGTGGGAAATTGCCCCAACTGTATTATTCCTATTTTTATGGAAACCAAGTGATTCTAAACAATGGAGGTCGAAGCATCCCTTATTTTGAAATCTTTCTTTTCAAATCTTGATTTATCGAAAGATGAAGAACAACATTTTACATCCCTTTGGACACTGAAATCATTTGATCAGTATGATATAATTACGGAAGCGGAAAGTATAGAGCGTAACTTTTATATTGTTCTGGAGGGTGTACAAGCAATCTATGTGCTAAATGAAAAAGGCGAAAAAGTGGTTTTGGGATTTTCCTACGCCGGAAGCCCTTCAGGAGTATTTGATTCCTTTGTAAGAGGAGAGCCCTCTAAAATTTTCTTGGAAGCTTTGAAACCATCTAAATTACTGGCTTTATGCAAACAGGACTATGATGAGATGTTCAAAAACCACCTCTCTTTTTATAAATGGGGACATCTTTTTTTCCAGGACGTGCTTTTTGGGCGATTGTCCAGAGAGGTGGAGCTTTTAACCCTTACGGCCGAGCAACGCTATGTTGCCTTTATGAAAAGATGCCCAGAAGAATTAAAGGTAATTCCACAAAAGTACCTGGCATCTTACCTCAACATGAAACCCGAGACTTTCAGCCGATTGAGGGCGGCCAATGTGTACTGATTTTTCTTTGCCCATTGAAATACCTCAATAAAGCTATAATATTTGTAAAAATGTAAAGTTTTATTTACTTTTAGACAAAAATACTAGCAAATGGATGTTCAAATACTACCAAACTGGGGCAAACGACTTGGCCTTTTTGTTTTCTTTATCTCCCTGTTTTTCGTAGCAGGGGATGGATTTTTAGATGGATTCAATGGTTCTCCAGACGGAACACATCATTATTTTGAAGATTTACTGGGAACAACACTTTTTTATTTTGTCAATGTTCTGCCAGTAATAGGTCTTTTGATCTACATGTTGTCCAAAGAAAAAGTTGAAGATGACTTTATAAGATTAATCAGATTACAATCCTATCAGACTACCGTAATTATCTTATTGATTATTGCCTTGGCCATTTATCTTTTCGACGTTTATTATGAAGTTAGTTTAGACATGGTTCTATCATTATTCATGATATTGTTTTTGATCATATTCTACTTTAAAAAACAGGCGCATTCATGAAGAATTTGGTAAAAGTGGAAAGAGCAAGATTGGATATGACCCAAGCCGAACTGGCCAAAGAATTGGGCGTTTCACGACAGACCATCCATGCCATAGAAAAGGATAAATTCAATCCTTCGGTTACCTTGGCATTAAAAATGGGCAGATTGTTCAATCTTCCCGTGGAGGAATTATTTATTATTGATGAGGATTAATCCTTACGTCCGCCGACCACAATCACAAATTCGCCTTTGGGCGTCTTATTGTTAAAGTGCTCCAGTACCTCCGTAACCGTTCCGCGAACGGTCTCTTCGTATAATTTGGTCAATTCCCGGGATACGGAAATGGGTCTGTCTTCTCCAAAATACTCGGCGAAATGGGTCAAGGTTTTAAGGAGCTTATGGGGCGATTCGTAAAAAACCATAGTTCGGGTTTCTTCGGCAAGTTCCAAAAGTCGTGTCTGACGGCCTTTTTTTACAGGCAAAAATCCCTCAAAAACAAATCGGTCATTGGGCAATCCACTGTTCACTAAAGCAGGAACAAAGGCAGTTGCTCCGGGCAAACACTCTACTGCAATACCGTTTTCCACACAAGCACGGGTCAATAAAAATCCTGGATCGGAAATAGCCGGGGTGCCTGCATCGGATATGAGAGCGTAAGTTGTCCCTTCTTTCATTTTTTGTACCAACACATCCACCTGTTTATGCTCGTTGTGCATATGATGGCTCTGCAACGAGGTGTTGATTTCAAAATGCTTGAGGAGTTTTCCGCTGGTCCGGGTATCTTCTGCCAAGACCACATCGACCTCTTTAAGCACTTTAATGGCACGAAAGGTCATATCTTCCAAATTTCCGATCGGTGTAGGAACCAGATATAATTTTCCCATACCCAAAGTTACGGCCTTGAGATTAAATTCAGCTTGAAAAAATCAATTTAAGCGAACCGTCTTTCGATAAGAGCCACAAATCGGGCTTCGTACTCTTCCTTACCTTTCCAATTATTGTACTCGGGCTTAACCATATTGTTGATAAAAGCTATCGATCGCTCCTGTGAATCTATGGTGGTGAGTTGGGATAGCACCCGGGTGTAATCCTCCATACTGTTGTTGAACAGATGCTTTACAAATGCCAGCTTATCGTTGAGCCCTACCTGAAAATCTTTTGCCAACCTATCGTTTACGGACTTTGCAGATGGTGCAGAAACTGGACTATCCTCTTGTGGTGCCAGATTTTCCTTGTCGTTCTTCATAAAGTTTGGCTTGGCCACAAACTCCGCGAACACACGTTCCAAATCCGCATTGGAAGGCATTTCGGAAACAATATCCTTAATGGTTTCCATGGATGGGGTGGTTATAATGTCCTCTTGGTGCGGATTGCTCTCGGGAACAGAGGTGTTTCCGCTCAAAACGGCGTTTGCCATTTTCTCGAATCTTGAGGCTATGACGTTCTGGGAAACATCGACTTCAACATCACTCAGTTTTTCATCGATAAACTTCAATACGGCCAATT
It includes:
- a CDS encoding MFS transporter, translated to MDPYAALRYKEFNIFLLVRFAMVFAWSMQFIVIEWQVYSLTKDPLSLGIIGLMEVIPAVSMALFAGHIVDQREKRNLLVTCIAGFSVISLGLFLLSWPGLEDSWESKTILYSIYALVFLGGFVRSFLGPTIFSLIALIVPKKIYPNAATWSSSTWQLASVLGPALAGFSISWIGVHWSMCLIFGFSVLALIFLFQIPRKPILNPKIGEPVFQSLRDGLKFVFGNKAIFGALTLDMVAVLFGGAVALLPVYAQDILHVGSEGFGILRAAPAVGASITMLGSTRFPLHKKAGKKLLMAVFAFGICIIVFGLSELFWLSVIALFLSGAVDGVSMIIRQTILQLKTPDNMRGRVASVNSMFVGSSNELGAFESGLAAKLLGTVTAVVFGGCMTLLTAGTTAIVSPTFRRLDLQKDIDEHEKED
- a CDS encoding Crp/Fnr family transcriptional regulator, producing MEVEASLILKSFFSNLDLSKDEEQHFTSLWTLKSFDQYDIITEAESIERNFYIVLEGVQAIYVLNEKGEKVVLGFSYAGSPSGVFDSFVRGEPSKIFLEALKPSKLLALCKQDYDEMFKNHLSFYKWGHLFFQDVLFGRLSREVELLTLTAEQRYVAFMKRCPEELKVIPQKYLASYLNMKPETFSRLRAANVY
- the recJ gene encoding single-stranded-DNA-specific exonuclease RecJ yields the protein MRWTVKPKPEQKSIDDLSEALGVDDLIAQLLIQRGVTNYEEAKSFFRPELTHLHDPFLMKGMQKAVERIEQAFANGENILVYGDYDVDGTTSVALMSSYLQETHPNVATYIPDRYAEGYGISFKGIDFAADNDIGLMIALDCGIKAIEQIAYAKDKGIDVIVCDHHRPGKDLPEAVAILDPKQEDCAYPYKELCGCGVGFKLIQALADQQGKTIDDILLYLDLVATAIAADIVPITGENRVLAYYGLMVINENPRTGIKALIDQTKKRELTITDVVFILAPRINAAGRMKHGQHAVELLTETNFLQAQRFASEIESFNTERRSLDQEITQEALVQIQENREEDKFTSVVYNENWHKGVIGIVASRLTETYYRPTLVFTKSGDKLAASARSVKGFDIYNALEGCSDCLEQFGGHMYAAGLTLLEEQYELFKKQFEKVVSESIDPKLLQPEISIDAKISMHQITPKLMRILKQFAPFGPGNMAPVFMAEGLKDTGHARGVGQGEKHLKCSLYQPGSNPIGAIGFNLGNKLTRVKSIKPFDAVFSLDENEWNGTVSLQLKLRDIR
- a CDS encoding UDP-2,3-diacylglucosamine diphosphatase, translating into MKNIALPKGKKVYFASDNHLGAPTRKDSLPREKKFVAWLDSIKDDAAAIFLMGDLFDFWFEYKTVVPKGFTRTLGKLAELSDMGIQITYFVGNHDLWMNGYFEEELNIPVYHKPQQFLINDASFFIGHGDGLGPHDKGFKRMKKVFTNPLAKWLFKWLHPDLGVRLGQHLSVNNKVISGDADATFLGEDKEWLILYAKRKLEQQHYDHFIFGHRHLPMEIKLNEKSTYTNLGDWISYYTYAVFDGEKLTLEKLQG
- a CDS encoding carboxymuconolactone decarboxylase family protein, translating into MALVNPLSPDHDLETKQLAEFFNETLGFCPNSVLTMQHRPAISKAFINLNKAVMANEGKVTSALKRMIAWVSSNATGCRYCQAHAIRAAERYGAEQDQLENIWEYRTHPAFSEAERAALDFALAASQVPNTVNADIKERLHKYWNDGEIVEMMGVISLFGYLNRWNDSMGTNIENGAVESAEKYLGEVGWEKGKHDGSKY
- a CDS encoding lysoplasmalogenase yields the protein MWLKKNGLYVLLAVSVILAMLGVTTENFVFKSGTAGMGAVIILIMGIVDKSRIKEAWWIIGAFLFSIIGDWFLSHMNGDSTMFVKGIALFFLAHLGYLLYALRNGRIRGMFTAIVLTIYLAFFFLVLYPTFTDVTLMIASLVYLLISCFSLGAAMGIKGDLAAKRSFIFGIVLIIFSDTIIAFKEFVGYHSFDFLITPTYYLAHIFITFSLVKRFKSNVPTSN
- a CDS encoding enoyl-CoA hydratase/isomerase family protein, with product MTTDRTNGSLYTRIENRIATVEFGHPASNSFVSELLARLAKELVALGENNEVSVIVLKSEGERAFCAGASFDELVAVSNLEEGKQFFSGFAHVINAMRKCPKPIIGRVQGKTVGGGVGLASACDYVHATEAAAIKLSEISIGIGPFVIAPAVERKMGKAALAELTLYPTEWKNAYWAKEQGLYAKVYGSISEMDKELDIHLQKLASYNPEALAEMKKVLWQGTEHWDDLLLVRAEASGRLALSPDTKKALEKFKK
- a CDS encoding helix-turn-helix transcriptional regulator, whose product is MKNLVKVERARLDMTQAELAKELGVSRQTIHAIEKDKFNPSVTLALKMGRLFNLPVEELFIIDED
- a CDS encoding OsmC family protein encodes the protein MTNHITTKWLGEMAFESNNPSGETIKIDAGPESGGSGEGLRPKALMLSSLAGCSGLDVASLIKKMKLDVKEFKIETIANLTDEHPKYYDSVVIEYHFTGSDLNEEKLKKAVDLSVEKYCGVMEMFRKFAKLDIKILYHNS
- the rsmI gene encoding 16S rRNA (cytidine(1402)-2'-O)-methyltransferase — encoded protein: MGKLYLVPTPIGNLEDMTFRAIKVLKEVDVVLAEDTRTSGKLLKHFEINTSLQSHHMHNEHKQVDVLVQKMKEGTTYALISDAGTPAISDPGFLLTRACVENGIAVECLPGATAFVPALVNSGLPNDRFVFEGFLPVKKGRQTRLLELAEETRTMVFYESPHKLLKTLTHFAEYFGEDRPISVSRELTKLYEETVRGTVTEVLEHFNNKTPKGEFVIVVGGRKD
- a CDS encoding DinB family protein, translating into MAKLFLTPENQIQRLNIVLNNVVSLQELDTDMLTNVSVPDTWSIIEVLAHLNIAYGPYRNQLDEAISNMTDSNEEQKPFRARPWQKMIIEMLRPKGIRRKWKMKTMKRFEPLLDRKNMGKEKVEDIFREFFELHGHLKHSILKSRNKDISKIKITSGIGPIVKFYLPESFEFLLCHLERHMVQIDEILNQQKVLTQ